A single window of Pseudoduganella plicata DNA harbors:
- a CDS encoding amidohydrolase, with protein sequence MKLLLLIGFIVMSVASDTHAQAAQEASGADLIVHNARIFTGNAAQPAASALAVRNGRIFSVGTDAEVLGLKGTRTRVIDSRGRRLIPGIIDAHTHVLNEGGFNYTLRWDGVPTLRRALAMLREQAKRTPEGHWVKVIGGWSPYQFEEQRFPTMEELRKAVPNRPMIVQYAYNRGFMNQQAMDAFGVGTDAFPKFPGTELEKDAQGRYTGVVHGFTFMFIVMETMVPQLSFDEEVSSLIHTIHSLNRFGITSAIDAGTGFREYPKGQRTVDVVARDNRLNIRMPFVDIQFGDGTGNMVDAEITAITRTAPIAPGHNLHPHLAHGHVYRGTGEVLAGDVHDHENFDRPAVIIEPEMMRQLVERDVAKLVQRRIPFRLHITYNENITPFLDALEKLNQKTPLDGLRWSLEHAETISPANIARVKALGGGIALDTKMAFHGDGFIKTHGRDKALLTPRLRQLVDSGIPLAMTTDGFRAASYNPWVGISWMVSGKAVSGSEVLARDNRLSRAEALGLFTRKAAWFMNTETEMGMIAPGQLADFALLDRDYFTVPESQIASVSSVLTVMDGRVVYGAQDYQSLAPALPDVLPAWSPIRHFGGYYQAR encoded by the coding sequence GTGAAACTACTATTACTGATCGGATTCATCGTGATGAGTGTCGCAAGCGATACCCATGCACAAGCCGCGCAAGAGGCGTCAGGCGCAGACCTGATCGTTCACAACGCCAGGATATTCACCGGCAACGCGGCACAACCCGCAGCGTCCGCCCTGGCGGTCAGGAATGGCCGCATCTTCTCGGTAGGCACGGATGCGGAGGTGTTGGGTTTGAAAGGCACCAGGACCCGCGTGATCGATTCCCGCGGTCGGCGGCTCATCCCCGGCATCATCGACGCGCACACCCACGTGCTCAATGAAGGAGGATTCAACTACACACTTCGATGGGACGGTGTGCCGACGTTACGCCGTGCCCTCGCAATGCTGAGGGAGCAGGCCAAACGCACGCCGGAAGGTCACTGGGTCAAGGTGATCGGCGGCTGGTCTCCCTACCAGTTCGAGGAGCAGCGCTTTCCCACCATGGAGGAACTCCGCAAGGCCGTCCCCAATCGTCCGATGATCGTGCAGTACGCCTATAACCGCGGCTTCATGAATCAGCAGGCGATGGATGCCTTTGGCGTAGGCACCGACGCGTTCCCAAAGTTTCCGGGTACCGAGCTGGAAAAGGATGCCCAGGGCAGGTACACGGGCGTAGTGCACGGCTTCACCTTCATGTTCATCGTCATGGAAACCATGGTTCCCCAGCTCAGCTTCGATGAGGAAGTCAGTTCGCTGATCCATACAATCCACAGCCTGAACCGCTTCGGGATCACCTCGGCCATCGACGCGGGCACCGGCTTTCGCGAGTATCCCAAGGGCCAGCGCACCGTGGACGTCGTCGCACGCGACAACCGGCTTAACATCCGCATGCCCTTCGTCGACATCCAGTTTGGAGACGGCACCGGCAACATGGTGGACGCGGAGATCACCGCGATCACCAGGACGGCGCCAATCGCTCCCGGGCACAACCTGCACCCACACCTGGCGCATGGCCATGTCTACCGTGGCACCGGTGAAGTGCTGGCGGGCGACGTGCACGATCACGAAAATTTCGACCGTCCGGCGGTCATCATTGAACCGGAGATGATGCGGCAGCTGGTGGAGCGCGACGTCGCCAAACTGGTCCAGCGGCGCATCCCGTTCCGCCTGCACATCACCTACAACGAGAACATCACGCCGTTCCTCGATGCGCTCGAAAAGCTGAATCAGAAGACGCCGCTGGACGGTTTGCGCTGGAGCCTCGAACATGCCGAGACCATCAGTCCCGCAAATATCGCCAGGGTCAAGGCACTGGGCGGCGGAATCGCCCTGGACACCAAGATGGCCTTCCATGGCGACGGCTTCATCAAGACCCACGGCCGCGACAAGGCATTGCTGACCCCACGCCTGCGACAGCTGGTCGACAGCGGCATACCCCTGGCCATGACGACGGATGGCTTCCGGGCAGCCTCGTACAATCCGTGGGTCGGGATCAGCTGGATGGTGTCCGGGAAGGCGGTCTCCGGAAGCGAAGTGCTGGCCAGGGACAACCGTCTGTCGCGGGCCGAAGCGTTGGGGCTGTTCACCCGCAAAGCGGCATGGTTCATGAACACCGAAACCGAGATGGGCATGATCGCGCCCGGCCAGCTCGCCGATTTCGCGCTGCTGGACCGGGACTACTTCACGGTCCCGGAATCCCAGATTGCGTCGGTG
- a CDS encoding helix-turn-helix domain-containing protein codes for MANHIALPENLLDVASVGRTWNGVDVEITEFFGSGRVLHKLAHADQTRLGMMLDEVGEGRSEPRLRSNTPCPVDYKPRQMHYTPAGMELWGYSEHIRYARDINLCFDIDALGERCDIEGWRGLADTPRLRFNDDGIFALINLLVDAVQDPDPSAQLYGDALVTAIAIRLYRGSQSPVKGPTRLSPLQLNDALGFLEANLPSKVDLATLAKLAGLSQSHYHRAFKASTGLAPYAWQLQARIERSKALLLDTSGSLEDVAEATGFADAVHFGRTFRKLTGATPAAWRRDRFN; via the coding sequence ATGGCAAACCATATTGCACTTCCGGAGAATCTGCTCGATGTGGCCAGCGTTGGCCGCACCTGGAATGGCGTCGACGTCGAGATCACCGAGTTTTTCGGCTCGGGCCGGGTGCTGCACAAACTGGCGCACGCTGACCAGACGCGGCTGGGCATGATGCTGGATGAAGTCGGCGAAGGCCGCAGCGAGCCGCGGCTGCGCAGCAATACGCCCTGCCCGGTAGACTACAAACCACGCCAGATGCACTACACACCTGCGGGGATGGAGCTGTGGGGGTACAGCGAACACATCCGCTACGCCCGTGACATCAATCTGTGCTTCGATATCGACGCGCTTGGCGAGCGCTGCGACATCGAAGGGTGGCGCGGCCTCGCCGACACCCCAAGGCTGCGATTCAACGACGATGGCATCTTCGCACTGATCAACTTGCTGGTGGACGCGGTACAAGATCCGGATCCCTCCGCGCAGCTGTACGGCGATGCGCTCGTGACCGCAATCGCGATCCGGCTCTACCGGGGCAGTCAATCCCCCGTCAAGGGTCCGACCAGGCTGTCGCCATTGCAGTTGAATGATGCGCTGGGCTTCCTCGAAGCGAACCTGCCTTCGAAGGTCGACCTGGCAACGCTGGCGAAACTCGCCGGTCTGTCTCAATCCCACTACCACCGGGCTTTCAAGGCCTCTACCGGCCTGGCGCCCTACGCATGGCAGCTGCAGGCGCGCATCGAGCGCTCAAAGGCACTGTTGCTCGACACCTCAGGTTCGCTCGAGGACGTGGCTGAAGCGACCGGTTTCGCGGATGCCGTCCACTTCGGCCGGACCTTTCGCAAACTGACGGGCGCGACACCGGCAGCCTGGCGCAGGGACCGCTTCAACTAG
- a CDS encoding hydrolase, translating to MHKNGLPALLRPEDSIVVLIDHQPYQFANLHSHEPTMIVNNVVGLAKAAKVFNVPTILTTVIEERGGNLIKGLQEVFPDQKPINRTFINTWQDPNVTDLVKESGRKQLILAALWTEICLAMPAIQALGEGYDVYIVTDASGGVSSEAHDMAVRRMVQAGAVPMTWMAVISEWQRDWARVESATELSAVVLEHGGASGVALAWEIQLLQSAG from the coding sequence ATGCACAAAAACGGTCTCCCCGCACTGCTTCGTCCCGAAGACAGCATTGTCGTGCTCATCGACCACCAGCCCTACCAGTTTGCCAACCTGCACAGTCACGAACCAACCATGATTGTCAATAACGTTGTCGGCCTGGCCAAGGCCGCGAAGGTTTTCAACGTCCCGACCATTCTTACGACGGTCATCGAAGAGCGCGGCGGCAATCTGATCAAGGGGCTGCAAGAGGTATTCCCCGACCAGAAGCCGATCAATCGCACGTTCATCAATACCTGGCAGGACCCCAACGTCACCGACCTGGTGAAAGAGAGCGGCCGCAAACAGCTTATCCTGGCGGCGCTGTGGACCGAGATCTGCCTGGCCATGCCGGCGATCCAGGCGCTGGGCGAAGGCTACGACGTGTACATCGTGACCGATGCGTCGGGCGGCGTGTCGTCCGAAGCACATGACATGGCGGTGCGCCGGATGGTGCAGGCTGGTGCCGTTCCGATGACCTGGATGGCGGTGATCTCCGAGTGGCAGCGCGACTGGGCGCGTGTGGAATCGGCCACCGAGCTATCGGCCGTGGTGCTGGAGCACGGTGGCGCAAGCGGGGTCGCGCTGGCCTGGGAAATTCAGCTGCTGCAATCGGCGGGCTAG
- the guaA gene encoding glutamine-hydrolyzing GMP synthase — MHSKILILDFGSQVTQLIARRVRDAGVFSEVYPYDVSDEFVRNYGAAGVILSGSHNSTLEGDSPRAPQAVFELGVPVLGICYGMQTMAAQLGGKVENGHVREFGYAEVRAHNHTALLNGINDFVTSEGHGMLKVWMSHGDKVLDMPPGFKLMASTPSCPIAGMGDDERHFYGVQWHPEVTHTVQGKAMLGRFVHEICGCKSDWNMPDYISEAVEKIRAQVGTDEVILGLSGGVDSSVAAALIHRAIGDQLTCVFVDHGLLRLDEGKMVMDMFAKNLGVKVIRVDAVDQFMGKLAGVTDPEAKRKIIGAEFVEVFNAESSKLTNAKWLAQGTIYPDVIESAGKGKKGQTIKSHHNVGGLPEDMKLQLLEPLRELFKDEVRKLGVALGLPHDMVYRHPFPGPGLGVRILGEVKKEYADLLRRADAIFIEELRNTPYVATVVPGFDQDSVPTNWYEATSQAFAVFLPVKSVGVMGDGRTYDYVVALRAVQTQDFMTAHWAHLPHELLGKVSNRIINEVRGLNRVVYDISGKPPATIEWE; from the coding sequence ATGCACTCTAAAATCCTCATCCTCGATTTCGGCTCCCAGGTAACCCAGCTGATCGCGCGCCGCGTGCGCGATGCCGGCGTGTTCTCGGAAGTGTATCCGTACGACGTGTCCGACGAATTCGTCCGCAACTACGGCGCCGCCGGCGTCATCCTGTCCGGCAGCCACAATTCGACGCTGGAAGGCGATTCGCCACGCGCACCGCAGGCCGTGTTCGAGCTGGGCGTGCCCGTGCTGGGCATCTGCTACGGCATGCAGACGATGGCCGCGCAGCTGGGCGGCAAGGTCGAGAATGGCCACGTGCGCGAATTCGGCTACGCCGAAGTGCGCGCGCACAACCACACGGCGCTGCTGAACGGCATCAACGACTTCGTCACCAGCGAAGGCCACGGCATGCTGAAAGTGTGGATGAGCCACGGCGACAAGGTGCTGGACATGCCGCCAGGCTTCAAGCTGATGGCGAGCACGCCAAGCTGCCCGATCGCCGGCATGGGCGACGACGAGCGCCATTTCTACGGCGTGCAATGGCACCCGGAAGTGACGCACACGGTGCAGGGCAAGGCCATGCTGGGCCGCTTCGTGCATGAGATCTGCGGCTGCAAGTCCGACTGGAACATGCCGGACTACATCAGCGAGGCCGTCGAGAAGATCCGCGCGCAGGTCGGCACGGACGAAGTCATCCTGGGCCTGTCCGGCGGCGTCGATTCGTCGGTCGCGGCTGCGCTGATCCACCGCGCCATCGGCGACCAGCTGACGTGCGTCTTCGTCGACCACGGCCTGCTGCGCCTGGACGAGGGCAAGATGGTGATGGACATGTTCGCCAAGAACCTGGGCGTCAAGGTGATCCGCGTGGACGCCGTCGACCAGTTCATGGGCAAGCTGGCCGGCGTCACGGACCCCGAAGCGAAGCGCAAGATCATCGGTGCCGAATTCGTCGAGGTGTTCAACGCCGAATCAAGCAAGCTGACCAACGCGAAATGGCTGGCGCAAGGCACGATCTACCCGGACGTCATTGAATCGGCCGGCAAGGGCAAGAAGGGCCAGACGATCAAGAGCCACCACAACGTGGGCGGCCTGCCGGAAGACATGAAGCTGCAGCTGCTGGAACCGCTGCGCGAACTGTTCAAGGACGAAGTGCGCAAACTGGGCGTCGCCCTCGGCCTGCCGCACGACATGGTCTACCGCCACCCGTTCCCGGGCCCGGGCCTGGGCGTGCGCATCCTCGGCGAAGTGAAGAAAGAGTATGCCGACCTGCTGCGCCGCGCGGACGCGATCTTCATCGAAGAACTGCGCAACACGCCGTATGTCGCCACGGTCGTGCCGGGCTTCGACCAGGACAGCGTGCCGACCAACTGGTACGAAGCCACGTCGCAGGCGTTTGCCGTGTTCCTGCCGGTGAAATCGGTGGGCGTGATGGGTGATGGCCGCACGTACGACTACGTCGTCGCGCTGCGCGCCGTGCAAACGCAGGATTTCATGACGGCGCATTGGGCGCATCTGCCGCATGAGTTGTTGGGTAAGGTTTCTAACCGCATCATTAACGAGGTTCGTGGGTTGAATCGCGTTGTTTATGATATTTCCGGGAAGCCGCCGGCGACGATCGAGTGGGAATGA
- the guaB gene encoding IMP dehydrogenase: MRLLQKALTFDDVLLVPAYSNVLPANTSLRTKLTRNITLNIPLLSAAMDTVTEARLAIAMAQEGGIGIIHKNLRPTDQAREVAKVKRFEAGVLRDPITIPPDMKIRDVIKLTEQYGISGFPVVEGKEVVGIITNRDLRFEQELDAEVRAKMTPREKLVTVNEDADTTEAKRLMNKHRLERVIVVNEAFELRGLITVKDIQKSTEHPNASKDQHGKLLVGAAVGVGAKDEERIDLLVQAGVDVLVVDTAHGHSQGILDRVKYIKTKYPHVDVIGGNIATAAAAKALVEYGADAVKVGIGPGSICTTRIVAGVGVPQITAISNVAQALEGTGVPCIADGGIRFSGDISKALAAGASTVMMGSMFAGTEEAPGEVILYQGRSYKSYRGMGSLGAMAEGSADRYFQEASAKADKFVPEGIEGRVAYKGSVLAIIFQLVGGVRQSMGYCGCATIDELREKAEFVEITSAGMRESHVHDVQITKEAPNYRSE; encoded by the coding sequence ATGCGTCTACTCCAAAAAGCACTCACGTTCGATGACGTGCTCCTCGTTCCAGCGTACTCGAACGTTCTGCCTGCCAACACGTCCCTCCGCACGAAGCTGACCCGCAACATCACCCTGAATATCCCGCTGCTGTCGGCCGCGATGGATACGGTGACGGAAGCGCGTCTGGCGATCGCCATGGCGCAGGAGGGTGGCATCGGCATCATCCACAAGAACCTGCGTCCGACCGACCAGGCCCGCGAGGTGGCCAAGGTCAAGCGTTTCGAAGCGGGCGTGCTGCGCGACCCGATCACGATCCCGCCGGACATGAAGATCCGCGACGTCATCAAGCTGACGGAGCAGTATGGCATCAGCGGCTTCCCGGTTGTCGAAGGCAAGGAAGTCGTCGGCATCATCACCAACCGCGACCTGCGTTTCGAGCAGGAACTGGACGCTGAAGTGCGCGCCAAGATGACCCCGCGCGAAAAGCTGGTAACGGTCAACGAGGACGCCGATACGACCGAAGCGAAGCGCCTGATGAACAAGCACCGTCTGGAGCGCGTGATTGTCGTCAACGAAGCGTTCGAACTGCGCGGCCTGATCACCGTCAAGGATATCCAGAAGTCGACGGAACACCCGAACGCCTCGAAAGACCAGCACGGCAAGCTGCTGGTCGGTGCGGCAGTGGGCGTCGGCGCCAAGGATGAAGAGCGCATCGACCTCCTGGTGCAGGCCGGCGTGGACGTGCTGGTCGTCGACACGGCGCACGGCCACTCGCAGGGCATCCTCGACCGCGTGAAATACATCAAGACGAAATACCCGCACGTGGACGTCATCGGCGGCAATATCGCCACGGCGGCCGCCGCCAAGGCGCTGGTGGAGTACGGCGCGGACGCGGTCAAGGTCGGCATCGGTCCCGGCTCGATCTGCACCACGCGCATCGTCGCCGGTGTCGGCGTGCCACAGATCACCGCGATCTCGAACGTGGCGCAGGCACTGGAAGGCACGGGCGTGCCGTGCATCGCCGACGGCGGCATCCGCTTCTCCGGCGACATCTCGAAGGCCCTGGCGGCCGGCGCATCGACCGTCATGATGGGTTCGATGTTTGCCGGTACCGAGGAAGCCCCGGGCGAAGTGATCCTGTACCAGGGCCGTTCGTACAAGTCGTATCGCGGCATGGGTTCGCTGGGCGCGATGGCCGAAGGCTCGGCCGACCGCTACTTCCAGGAAGCCTCGGCCAAGGCGGACAAGTTCGTCCCCGAAGGCATCGAAGGCCGCGTGGCCTATAAAGGCTCCGTGCTGGCGATCATCTTCCAGCTGGTCGGCGGCGTGCGCCAGTCGATGGGCTACTGCGGTTGCGCCACGATCGACGAGCTGCGCGAAAAAGCGGAATTCGTCGAAATCACGTCGGCGGGCATGCGCGAATCGCACGTGCACGACGTGCAGATCACCAAGGAAGCGCCGAACTACCGTTCGGAATAA
- a CDS encoding DUF4124 domain-containing protein has translation MKTRLTLGQALVATAMLGACGVVHAQWAWKDANGRPVYSDQPPPTSVPATRIFKAPRGQMPDVRPQPEPTASKAPPTLAERNAAYEQRRASAAEQAAKQADEAKATRARAASCESARSNQHALDGGARIARFNAQGEREFLTDAQRAEASKRNAALVAEHCR, from the coding sequence ATGAAGACCAGGCTGACATTGGGGCAGGCGCTCGTTGCCACTGCCATGCTGGGCGCTTGCGGCGTCGTTCACGCCCAGTGGGCATGGAAGGATGCCAACGGACGACCGGTCTATTCCGACCAGCCCCCGCCAACGTCCGTGCCCGCCACGCGGATCTTCAAGGCGCCGCGCGGACAGATGCCGGACGTCCGACCGCAGCCCGAGCCCACTGCATCGAAAGCACCGCCGACGCTCGCCGAGCGCAATGCGGCATACGAGCAGCGCCGTGCCAGCGCTGCCGAACAGGCCGCGAAACAGGCCGACGAAGCCAAGGCCACGAGGGCTCGCGCCGCCAGCTGCGAGAGCGCCCGCAGCAACCAGCACGCACTGGACGGCGGCGCCCGCATCGCCCGCTTCAACGCCCAGGGCGAACGGGAGTTCCTGACGGACGCACAGCGCGCCGAGGCGTCAAAACGCAACGCCGCGCTGGTGGCCGAGCATTGCCGCTAG
- a CDS encoding helix-turn-helix domain-containing protein, with protein sequence MNAFSDVQIINGPNGEPVYVVIPYETYMQTQSCHSGHVPHQVIGSIAEKGWTAARAWREYLGLTQQEVAERIGISQPAYAQQEAGLRPRKATREKIAAAMGIKSGMLDL encoded by the coding sequence ATGAATGCATTCTCCGACGTCCAGATCATCAACGGCCCCAACGGCGAGCCTGTCTACGTCGTTATCCCTTACGAAACGTATATGCAGACGCAGTCGTGCCACAGCGGCCACGTGCCGCACCAGGTGATCGGCTCTATCGCCGAGAAGGGCTGGACGGCCGCACGGGCCTGGCGCGAGTACCTGGGGCTGACCCAGCAGGAGGTGGCGGAACGGATCGGCATCAGCCAGCCCGCCTATGCGCAGCAGGAGGCAGGACTGCGGCCCCGGAAGGCCACGCGCGAGAAGATCGCGGCGGCCATGGGGATCAAGTCGGGGATGCTGGATCTGTAG
- a CDS encoding RnfH family protein: MAERIKISLCYASGPNPLLRAMEVDAGTTIGQAIEQSGMLQDAPEINLVTMPVGIYGKKKTLDTVLQARDRVEIYRPLIVDPKNARRRRAKKDSAGES, from the coding sequence ATGGCCGAACGCATCAAGATCTCGCTGTGCTACGCCAGCGGCCCGAATCCACTGCTGCGCGCCATGGAAGTGGATGCGGGCACGACGATCGGCCAGGCCATCGAGCAGTCCGGCATGTTGCAGGACGCGCCCGAGATCAACCTCGTCACGATGCCCGTCGGGATCTACGGCAAGAAAAAGACGCTCGATACCGTGCTGCAGGCACGCGACCGCGTGGAAATCTACCGCCCGCTGATTGTTGACCCGAAGAATGCGCGGCGCCGGCGCGCGAAGAAGGACAGCGCCGGTGAATCATGA
- a CDS encoding type II toxin-antitoxin system RatA family toxin, which translates to MAVVHKSVLLGYSARQMFDLVDRVEDYPKFLPWCGGVEVRERGDNRVVASVGINFHGVRQSFTTANTNTPPTAINMSLVDGPFKTLTGVWTFKELREDACKVELDLQYEFSSRLLEQVVGPVFGMIANSMVDSFTKRAETVYG; encoded by the coding sequence ATGGCAGTAGTGCACAAGTCAGTTTTGCTGGGATACAGCGCCAGGCAGATGTTCGATCTGGTCGACCGGGTCGAGGATTATCCCAAATTCCTGCCCTGGTGTGGCGGGGTCGAGGTGCGCGAGCGAGGCGACAACCGGGTTGTCGCCAGCGTGGGCATCAATTTCCACGGCGTGCGCCAGAGCTTCACGACGGCCAACACCAACACGCCGCCCACGGCCATCAACATGAGCCTCGTCGACGGGCCGTTCAAGACGTTGACCGGTGTCTGGACGTTCAAGGAGCTGCGCGAGGACGCCTGCAAGGTGGAACTGGACCTGCAGTACGAATTCTCCAGCCGCCTGCTGGAGCAGGTCGTCGGCCCCGTCTTCGGCATGATCGCCAACAGCATGGTCGACTCGTTTACCAAGCGGGCCGAGACGGTGTACGGCTGA
- the smpB gene encoding SsrA-binding protein SmpB encodes MTIADNRKAFHDYFIEDRFEAGIVLEGWEVKAIRDARVQIKEAYVTIRDNELYLFGAHVSALPTASTHIHPEAVRTRKLLLHRKEIDKLIGKVERSGYTLVPLNLHYKGGRVKCEIGLAKGKKQHDKRATEKDRDANREVQAAMKQNRR; translated from the coding sequence ATGACTATTGCCGACAACCGCAAAGCCTTCCACGACTACTTCATCGAAGACCGCTTCGAAGCGGGCATCGTGCTCGAAGGGTGGGAAGTCAAGGCGATCCGCGATGCGCGCGTCCAGATCAAGGAAGCCTACGTTACGATCCGCGATAACGAACTCTACCTGTTTGGCGCGCACGTCAGCGCACTGCCGACCGCCTCCACCCACATCCACCCGGAAGCCGTGCGCACCCGCAAGCTGCTGCTGCACCGCAAGGAGATCGACAAGCTGATCGGCAAAGTCGAGCGCTCCGGCTACACGCTCGTGCCGCTGAACCTGCACTACAAGGGCGGCCGCGTCAAATGCGAGATCGGCCTGGCCAAGGGCAAGAAGCAGCACGACAAGCGGGCCACCGAGAAGGATCGCGACGCCAATCGCGAGGTGCAGGCGGCGATGAAGCAGAATCGGCGGTGA
- a CDS encoding FlgO family outer membrane protein, which translates to MRAFAPLLVAGLLAGCAATPAKDEPNYATVASNGFVSANYTAADKLLMQLSGKLAADKPLIMATVVNIDALDQTSTLGRLVSEQISTRMAQGGLKMLEMKLRNNVYLKRNQGELMLTREIGEVAQTHNAQAVVVGSYAETSDMVFINIKVVQPQSNFVLAGHDYVLAKEGIVRSMLLSR; encoded by the coding sequence ATGCGCGCGTTCGCTCCCCTGCTCGTTGCTGGCCTGCTGGCCGGCTGCGCCGCCACGCCCGCGAAGGACGAACCGAACTATGCGACGGTCGCATCGAACGGGTTCGTCTCCGCCAACTATACCGCAGCCGACAAGCTGCTGATGCAGCTGAGCGGCAAGCTGGCCGCCGACAAGCCCCTGATCATGGCCACCGTCGTCAATATCGACGCACTGGACCAGACGTCGACCCTGGGTCGCCTCGTTTCCGAACAGATTTCCACCCGGATGGCGCAAGGCGGCCTCAAGATGCTGGAAATGAAGCTGCGCAACAATGTCTACCTGAAGCGCAACCAGGGCGAACTGATGCTGACGCGCGAAATCGGCGAAGTGGCGCAGACCCACAACGCGCAGGCGGTCGTCGTCGGCTCCTATGCCGAGACCAGCGATATGGTCTTCATCAACATCAAGGTGGTCCAGCCGCAAAGCAATTTCGTACTGGCCGGGCATGACTACGTGCTGGCCAAGGAAGGCATCGTGCGGTCAATGCTGCTGTCGCGCTGA
- a CDS encoding DUF1349 domain-containing protein → MFSHCTWLNEPADYTVNADSLRVVTDNATDFWRITSYGFIRDSGHVFGRSVEGDFTAQVRVQGDFRELYDQAGLMVRIDERQWIKAGVEFSDGALMLSTVLTAEHSDWATASAPPLPDGFWLRVTVASGAIRVQYSADGKVWPLLRLAPFPAAGRYFVGPMCCTPERAGLTVVFSEFTVGPALPKDLHDLT, encoded by the coding sequence ATGTTCTCCCACTGCACCTGGCTCAACGAGCCTGCTGACTACACCGTCAACGCCGACAGCCTGCGCGTCGTCACCGACAACGCCACCGACTTCTGGCGCATCACCAGCTACGGCTTCATCCGCGACAGCGGCCACGTGTTCGGCCGCTCCGTCGAAGGCGACTTCACGGCGCAGGTGCGCGTGCAGGGCGACTTCCGCGAGCTGTACGACCAGGCCGGCCTGATGGTGCGCATCGACGAGCGCCAGTGGATCAAGGCCGGCGTCGAGTTTTCCGATGGCGCGCTGATGCTCAGTACCGTGCTGACGGCGGAGCACTCCGACTGGGCCACCGCCAGCGCGCCGCCGCTGCCGGACGGCTTCTGGCTGCGCGTGACGGTCGCCAGCGGCGCCATACGCGTGCAGTATTCCGCCGACGGCAAGGTGTGGCCGCTGCTGCGGCTGGCGCCCTTCCCGGCCGCCGGGCGCTATTTTGTCGGTCCCATGTGCTGCACGCCGGAGCGGGCCGGGCTGACCGTTGTGTTCAGCGAGTTTACCGTCGGTCCCGCGCTGCCGAAAGACCTGCACGATCTCACCTGA